One window from the genome of Dermacentor silvarum isolate Dsil-2018 chromosome 7, BIME_Dsil_1.4, whole genome shotgun sequence encodes:
- the LOC119459148 gene encoding LOW QUALITY PROTEIN: F-BAR domain only protein 2-like (The sequence of the model RefSeq protein was modified relative to this genomic sequence to represent the inferred CDS: inserted 2 bases in 2 codons) yields the protein MPYAAEGETIAPAVLQGAEWKTIVSKRHEEFYQRERREAAERRALNALLQPTDSASSPADKAHNKDYDDEDEKDYRDHSEKKEKSRRHPSRTRRRPASRGHSSRRSRDRSASFPPLEEMKKAGSNQSGGRSGNSKTSNSHDNKKSEKTSRSRRSSSSSRKADKQRINAHHKTSKSPGPGRASVTASASSSVPSWDRYAALSDLFNDKAPADSSSSEASKGATTSRGGTPTSAFTGPALPRPPSRRSEAVRGRASPLPMSRTESVGSLSSDFKTTPMPLXSSRGPSPLTIGLCDSIPLAIAFQEVVHARFXGTDETLCQVKLLGDMKVSFPAGIVHVLTNNPSPATLTFRVNTARFDNVLPNKNLITLDASQSTSDRCVYEFNMSLLTGLLRRQHEQTPSASYFNIDILKYHVRAGPGARSAPLHLVAYWKTQEDNTNLKIDYEYNAKALSLPAGTGATGVSQPASANLAPSAPGLPPLTGLCLGVPMDGGVTSVQAKPSCVWNGETQRALWRLNDPLGGTAGSQRGGSVLARFALSRGPSTPRPLEARFLCEGATLSGASFELIGQGYRVSLVKRQILSGKYLCEP from the exons ATGCCATACGCCGCAGAAGGGGAAACAATCGCGCCGGCGGTCCTTCAAGGGGCCGAATGGAAGACAATCGTCAGCAAGAGGCATGAAGAATTCTACCAACGCGAGCGCCGGGAGGCCGCGGAGCGCCGTGCCCTCAACGCGCTCCTGCAACCGACCGACTCAGCGAGTTCGCCCGCTGACAAGGCACACAACAAAG ATTACGACGATGAAGATGAAAAAGACTACAGGGATCACTCGGAAAAGAAGGAGAAATCTAGGAGACACCCCTCAAGAACCCGACGACGACCTGCCAGCCGAGGGCACAGCTCCAGGCGATCGAGGGACAGATCAGCCTCCTTCCCGCCccttgaagaaatgaagaaagccGGCAGTAACCAATCCGGCGGCAGAAGCGGCAACAGCAAGACAAGCAACAGCCACGACAACAAGAAGTCTGAGAAGACCTCGAGGTCaagacgcagcagcagcagctccagGAAAGCGGacaaacag CGCATCAACGCCCACCACAAGACTTCAAAGTCCCCTGGGCCAGGGCGAGCCAGCGTCACAGCTTCTGCGTCGAGCAGCGTGCCCTCCTGGGACCGATATGCAG CATTGAGTGACTTATTCAACGACAAGGCACCGGCCGACTCGTCGAGTTCAGAGGCCAGCAAAGGAGCGACCACCAGCAGGGGAGGAACGCCAACAAGTGCCTTCACGGGGCCTGCGCTACCAAGGCCGCCGTCTAGACGATCGGAG GCTGTACGTGGTCGGGCATCGCCACTGCCCATGAGCCGGACGGAGAGCGTAGGCAGCCTGAGCAGCGACTTCAAGACGACGCCCATGCCCC GGTCGTCACGGGGTCCCTCACCACTCACGATTGGCTTGTGTGACTCCATCCCGCTGGCTATCGCCTTCCAGGAGGTGGTGCACGCTCGCT GAGGAACGGACGAGACCCTCTGCCAG GTAAAACTCTTGGGCGACATGAAGGTGTCCTTCCCTGCGGGCATTGTCCACGTGCTGACAAACAACCCATCGCCAGCCACACTAACCTTCAGGGTCAACACAGCTCGCTTTGACAACGTCCTACCCAACAAGAACCTCATCACATT GGACGCGAGCCAGTCAACAAGCGACCGGTGCGTCTACGAGTTCAACATGTCGTTGCTGACAGGCCTGCTGCGACGGCAGCATGAGCAGACACCCTCGGCGTCCTACTTCAACATAGACATCCTCAAGTACCATGTGCGGGCGGGGCCTGGTGCTCGGTCGGCGCCCCTGCACCTGGTCGCCTACTGGAAGACGCAGGAGGACAACACCAACCTCAAG ATTGACTACGAGTACAATGCCAAGGCCCTGAGCCTGCCGGCGGGCACAGGGGCCACTGGAGTGAGCCAGCCTGCGTCAGCAAACCTGGCACCATCAGCACCGGGGCTTCCGCCACTGACGGGACTATGTCTGGGCGTGCCAATGGACGGTGGCGTGACGAGTGTGCAG GCCAAGCCTTCATGTGTGTGGAACGGGGAGACCCAGCGCGCCCTGTGGAGGCTGAATGACCCACTGGGTGGGACGGCAGGCAGTCAGCGGGGCGGGTCCGTGCTGGCACGCTTCGCCCTGTCGCGGGGACCTTCTACGCCTCGCCCCctggaggcgcgct